The DNA segment CACCATTGCCGGTCAATTTGATCCTGCTAAGACGCTGGCTTGGGTCAATGACGCATTTGGTAAACTGCCGAAACCAACCCGTACCATCCGCGATTTCTGGACCGTTGAGCCGATACAGGATGGTGAACGTACCGTCACGGTGCGTCGTAAAGGCGACGTGCAGATTGTTACGGTAGCGTATAAGGTTCCCAGTGACTTACACAGCGATAGCAATGCCTTGTCGTATGCGGGGGATATTTTGACCGACACGCCGAATGGTCGCCTATATAAGACACTGGTTGAAACGGGGAAAGCGACCGAAGTATTTGGTTTTGGTGCCACAGGATATGCTCCAGGGCTTGAGATTATTGGCGCGATCGTCAAGAAAGGCGAGCCTATTGAACCTGTGCGTCAGGCGTTAATCGAAGGCGTAGAGAGTTTTGCCAAAACACCCCCAACACCAACTGAAATGGACCGCGTCCGTTTAGCCAATGCCAATAGCTTTGAGAAGCTATTGAATGATCCGCAAAAAGTGGGTGTGGCGTTATCCAGTGATATTGCGCTTGGTGATTGGCGTTTACTTTTCTTGGGTCGTGATCAATCTAATGCAGTAACAGCCGCTCAAGTGGCTGCAGTGTCGGCACATTACTTCACCCGTGACAATCGTACCGTCGGGATTTTCTTGCCTGAAGATCAGCCACAACGTGCGGACATTCCGGCAGCGCCCACGGCAGCCGAAGTGATTAAAGACTACAAACCCAAACAAGCCGTAGCAGATGGTGAAGTCTTTGATCCTGCGCAAGCGAATATCGATGCGCGGACTCAGCGTACTCAAGTGGGTGGTCTGAAGCTCGCACTGTTACCCAAAAAATCACGTGGTGAGACTGTTACGGTAGCAATTGATCTGAATTGGGGGGATGAGAAGAGTCTATTTGGCAAGAAGACCGCCGCAGAGTTGGCCAATGCCATGCTTGATCGTGGGACAAAGACACTTACCCGTGAGCAATTGGCCGATGAGTTTTCTAAGCTGAAGATCAGCGGCAATGTTTATCAGTTCCAGACGACGCGCAGTAATTTAGCCGCAGCATTAAAATTGGTTGCGAGCGTGCTGAAGCAGCCACGTTTTGATCCTGCAGAGTTTGAGCGCTTACGCAAAGAGACTGAAGTTCAGCTTGAGTTCCAGCGCAATGAACCCAGTACTTTAGCCGATCAAGCATTGGATCAGCATTTCAATAAGTATCCTGCTGGCCATTGGTTGGCTGATCAAACCGTGGATGAACAAATCGCAAGTATCAAGGCAACCTCACTGACTGATGTCAAAGCGTTCTATCAAGGCTTCTATGGCGCATCACAAGGTCAGATCGCCATCGTTGGTGATTTTGATGCCCCAGCTATTACACAAGTGATTAAAGATGAGTTTGGGGCATGGAAAAGTGCCGCGCCTTATCAGCGGGTGATTCCACAGAATTTTGATGTCCCCACTGTTCGTGATGTCGTGAATGCACCTGATAAAGAAAACGGAGTGTATGAGGCTCGTTTAAATCTCGATTTGCGTGATGATGATGCCGATTATCCAGCCTTGGTCGTGGCGAACTATCTGTTCGGTGGCGGCTCATTAAAATCACGTTTGGCTGACCGTGTTCGTCAAAAAGAAGGGTTGTCCTACGGTATTGGTTCAGGTTTATCGGTGAGTTCAATTAGCCGAGCAGCAAGTTTTAATGTACAGGCCATCGCAGCCCCGCAAAATCTGGACAAAGTGGATACGGCTGTTAAAGAAGAACTGAACCTTGCTCGTAAAGAAGGCTTTACTGCGGATGAGTTAGCCCGTGCCAAATCGGCAATCTTGCAACAAAATCAGCAACGTCGTACTCAGGATGCTGCTTTGAGTGCAGGTTGGGTGCGTTATCTGGATGTGGATCGTACTTTTGCATGGAGCAAACAACTTGAAGATAAGATCAGTGCGTTAACCCTTGATCAAGTCAATTCTGCGTTCCGCAAGTATATTGACCCATCACGTTTCAGTGTCGTCATCGCACGCGATGAGACTAAAGCTAAAGCGAGTGCTGGAGTGAAAGTCGCTACCGCTGCTGCCAAATAGTCGTTGTTTTATGAAAAAAATAGAGGCTTCAATAGCCTCTATTTTTTTCTTTGAATAATCCAAAAATATCTCACTATAGCGAAGCAACTTCGATCCGATTACGGCCATTATGTTTGGCCTGATACAGCGCTCGATCTGCGATTTGAATCAACTGATGGGATTCTACCCATTGACCATGAATGCTGACCATACCAAAGCTAGCCGTCACTTGAATCAAGCTTTCGCTGTCGGTCAGGATATCTGTTTCAGCGAGTTTGGTTCGGCAGCGTTCAATCACTTTCCGACCTTCTTCACTGTCCGCGCCGGGCAAAATGATAATAAACTCCTCACCGCCATAGCGTCCTAGTACATCGCAATTTCGGATGTTCTGACGAAAGACTTTTGCGGCATCCTTCAACACGCGATCGCCTGTGGGGTGTCCCCAGTTATCGTTAACCTTTTTAAAATGATCCAGATCAAGCAGAGCGATGGTTAGCGGCTCATTGAGGCGTGCCGCGCGAACCATTTCATGATTTAAAAAATCTAGAATACTCATGCGGTTATGGATGCCAGTCAGTGCGTCCGTACGACTGATGACCCGAATTCTTTCTTCACGTTCTCGCCACCAGACCAGTAATTGATCGGCCATGATGATGATGAGTATGAAAAAGGGTGCAGCAAAGAAGAAAAAGCTATTCATCCAAAATAGAGTGCTTGTGTGATTAGATGGCGGAATCATCACAGGTGCATAAGGGAGCCAGTCATAAGCGGTCGCATAGCTGAGGGCGATTAGGGCGACCAAGGCATTGCCAGTCGCCCACCACACGGCTTTACGATCAAGCAGAATAAAGCCAAAGACAGGTGCGCCTAGCAGGACTAGACCTGCGCAAAACGAGGCCGTTCCAATGGAATAGCTCATAAGCACTAACGATAAAGAAAAAAATTGCAGCGCTATGTGTTGAAAAAAAATCAGATTAGGTATTTTTTTACGTAAATATAATCCAGTAGCAATGATTACTAGACTGATGATTACTAACGAAACCTCAATTTTTACGAAGCTTAACGCCATATTGACGTTGATCAATGTCTCACGGTCTGCACGATTTAAGACATATAGTGACCAGAGGAAATACTGTATAAAAATAGGGATGATGACCGCTAATAGAATGAGTCCTTTATCTACCGAGCTCCATTCCAATGCCGCAGAAACATATCTACGCCATGACTTAAGGTGATGCATTTGATACTCCGTATCATTTTTTTATTGATCGTCTAGCTTTGAGTCTAATGGAAAAGTGTTGAGATAACATTTATTTTGAGCAAGAAGCAATCTCTTTTTATATTGCATAAAAAAAGCGCGGCATTTAGCCGCGCTTTTTATGTTTTCTTAGGGATTACGATTGTGCAGTGAAGTAACCTTGATCAAAGCTCATGATCACTGCGGAGCCTGATTGAACCATTTTTGCACGGGCATCGAGTTCTGGGAGGATGCGAGTGACGAAGAACTTAGCCAATTCGACTTTATTCTGATAGAAAGCACCTTCTTTGACACTTGCCGCTTCTACGATACGAGCAAACATATACGCATAGCTGACCAGTCCAAAGACATGCAGATAATCGATCGCAGCTGCATTTGGCTCATCGGCATTGGCTTTAGAAGCTGCAATGACCAGAGTAGTGAGTGCTTCAAGGGTATTCACAGAGTTTAGAAGAGAAACCTTCATCCATTCTGCTTTCATGCTTGCTGCAAATTCACGGATTTCAGCCAAGTAGGTGGCAACAAATGCTCCGCCATTTTTGGTCACTTTACGGCCGATCAAATCCTGAGCTTGTACACCGTTGGTGCCTTCATAGATTTGAGCAATACGGACATCACGTACATATTGTTCTACGCCCCACTCACGGATATAACCATGACCACCGAAGACCATTTGTGAGTCTACACAGGCTTCAAAGGCTTTATCGGTCAAGAATGCTTTCGCGATTGGAGTCAACAAGGCAACGCGGTCGGCTGCTTTTGCTTTGGTTTCAGCATCGCTGTATTTGGTCATGTCGAGTTGTTGTGCAACATACATAGCAAATGCGCGCGCTGCTTCGTTATGCGCTTTGGTTTTCAGCAACATACGACGTACATCGGGATGAACCAAGATGCTGTCCGCAGGTTTTTCCGGTGATTTAACACCAGTAGCACTACGACCTTGCAAACGGTCGGTCGCGTATTGTGCAGCGTTTTGATAGCTGGCTTCAGATGCACCAAGGCCTTGGATACCCATCGACAAACGTTCGTAGTTCATCATGACGAACATCGCGGCCAAACCTTCATTTTCTTTACCAACCAAATAGCCTTTGGCTGAGTCAAAGTTCATGACACAAGTTGCAGAAGCTTTGATACCCATTTTGTGTTCGATTGAACCTGGGCCAACAGGGTTACGGTCGCCTAGGCTGCCATCTTCATTGACCAAGAATTTTGGGACGATGAATAGAGAAATACCGCGTGAGCCAGCAGGCGCATCAGGTGTTTTCGCCAAAACGAGATGAATGATGTTTTGCGTTAAATCATGATCACCACCGGTGATGAAGATTTTTGTGCCGCTGATCGCATAGCTGCCGTCCTCATTAGGAATAGCTTTGGTTTTGATAATCCCAAGATCGGTACCTGCATGCGGCTCAGTCAGACACATCGTTCCTGACCATTCGCCGCTATAGATTTTTGGCAAGTACAGCTCTTTTTGTTCTTGTGAGGCATATGAGTTTAACGCCATACATGCGCCAACAGACAGGAGCGGGTAGAGCATAAATGATGGGTTTGCAGAGAAAATCATTTCGTCGGTCATGACAGAAACCATCTTCGGCATACCTTGGCCGCCCCATTGCTCATCAGCACCTAGGCCGACCCAGCCGTCATTGGCGTAGCTGGTAAATGCTTCTTTAAAGCCTTTTGGTGTGCTGACCGCACCATTTTCAATTTTTGCGCCTTCTTCATCACCAGTGCGATTCAGTGGTAAGAGCACGTCTTGGCTGAATTTAGCCATTTGCTCAAGGATTGCACTGACGGTTTCGCTGTCGATATGTGCGAGTTCAGGAGTCGCTTGCCAGAATTCATCCGCTTTAAAAACATCATTAAGGATGAAACGCATGTCTTGTAGTGGGGCATTATAAATTGGCATGGGGGCACCTGAATCTGATTTAAGTGACAAGAGTAGACGGAAAAAAAAGGGTTTCCGCCATTGATATATTTTGAGTGCGGCTATTGTAGCAAAAAGAGCCCAAGAGGGACTAATGATTGTTTGACCTGAGGAGTTACCACATAGTTATTTTAGCTATAGATTCGATTGGCTTGTCTTGGTGAGGATTACGATGATTCATATTGAGTGATAAGCATAGGAAATGTAGAGTTCTCTGGGTCTTAAAAACAACAAAGGCGAACCACGGTTCGCCTTTGTCTTATCTCAATCTAAACATTCAATTAGAATGCAAATTGATCGACATCCATTGCCATCAAAGGCTCAAGACCGGTATCGATGGTCGCGACATGGCTGCGGGTACGTGGCAACAGTTTCTTGAAGTAGAACTGCGCAGTTTTGACTTTCGCTTCGTAGAATGCGCGCTCAGTGGTATCGCCAGCCAACTTCTCTAGAGATACGCTAACCATGCGTGCCCACAGGTAAGCAAGGGTCACATAACCAGAGAAATACAGGTAATCAACTGCTGCTGCACCGACTTCTTCTGGGTTCTGCATTGCTTTCATGCCGATACGGGTGGTGATGTCACCCCATTCTTTGTTCAATTCAGCCAGCGGTTGTAGGAACTCGGCCATTGCAGGATTGCCTGCATTCGCTTCACAGAATTTGTGAATGATTTTGGTGAAGTTACGCAGCATCGCGCCTTGGGTAGAGAGAACTTTACGGCCAAGCAAGTCGAGTGCTTGGATTTCGGTCGTTCCTTCGTACAAACACGAGATACGGGTATCACGCACGATCTGTTCCATGCCCCACTCAGCGATAAAGCCATGACCACCGTACACTTGCACGCCATGCTTCGCAGATTCTGAACCGGTTTCGGTTAAGAATGCTTTCGCAATCGGGGTGAGAAGTGACAACATGTCATCAGCTGCTTTACGTTGTTCAGCATCTTCAGTCACTTCAACGACGTCAGCAAATTGAGACAAGAAGTACACCAGCGCACGGCCACCTTCAGCAAATGCTTTTTGGGTCAACAGCATGTTACGTACTGCAGGGTGAACGATGATTGGATCTGCTTCTTTATCCAATGCTTTAGGGCCAGACAGTGAACGCATTGCCAAACGGTCTTTTGCGTAGGTCAGCGCACCTTGGAACGCGCCTTCAGATGCTGCAAGACCTTGAACCGCAGTACCGATACGCGCAGTGTTCATAAAGGTGAACATACAGTTCAGACCTTTGTTTTCTGGTCCGATCAGGAAGCCTTTAGCTTCTTCAAACACGATGACGCATGTTGCGTTGCCATGGATACCCATTTTGTGTTCGATTGAGCCACACACTACGTTATTGCGTGTACCCACTGAACCATCAGCATTCACATTGAACTTTGGCACGATGAATAGGGAAATACCTTTAGTGCCTTTAGGTGCACCTGGTAAACGTGCAAGTACGATGTGGACGATATTGTCCGCGAGGTCATGCTCACCCGCAGAGATAAAGATTTTCTGACCAGTAATTGAGTAGCTACCATCAGCATTCGGTTCTGCTTTGGTGCGGATGATCCCGAGGTCTGAACCAGCATGAGATTCGGTCAAACACATGGTTCCAGTCCACTCACCGGAAACAAGTTTGCTTAAGTAAAGTTCTTTTTGCTCTGGGCTACCATGGTGCTCAACGGTACGGACCGCGCCATGAGACAAACCTGGGTACATGCCCCATGACCAGTTTGCAGTACCGACCATTTCACTGACCGCGTTGCCCAGTGAACCAGGAAGACCTTGTCCACCGTGCTCGACAGGCACAGACATGGATGGGTAGCCTAAGTCGATGTATTTTTTATACGCTTCTTTAAAGCCTTTAGGAGTTGTAACGACGCCATTGTCAAAATGACAGCCTTCTTGATCACCAGAGTGGTTGATCGGAGAGAGTTCGTTTTCACAGAAATCAGCTGCAGCTTCTACAACGCCATCAATCAACTCACGATTGGTGCCTGCATAAGCAGGGAGTGCATCGTAATGTGCTTCAAAGTTAAGCAGTTCATGCATGACAAATTGAATGTCGCGAATGGGGGCTTTATATTGTGGCATGGTGAATTCCTGCGGTTACGAATCAAAAGAATAGGGTATGCGATATTTCGTTGCGCAATTTAGCATATCGGCTGTTGCTTTTGATGCATAAATCAGGTTCTGGCTTACAGATTTTGTGACTGAATGGTCATGTAAAAAGGCCATTCAGGTTTGACATGCACAAGCGCTGATCTAGAAGTTAAAAATAAATACAATTGTCTATTATTTTTAATAAATTGAAAATTATATATTTTTTAGTACCGTTTGTAGGGGAGGAATTTTCCTGACAAGATGACACTGACACGGTCTCCTTTGGGATCGGGTTCGCGTTCCAGCTTCATGGAAAAGTCGATTGCAGACATGATCCCATCACCAAATTCTTCGTGAATAAGCGCTTTGATGGTGGTGCCATAGACATTGACCAGCTCATACCAGCGATAGATGAGAGGATCCGTGGGTACAGATTCAGGCAATGATCCTTTATAAGGCACTTCTTGCAGCCATTTAATATCCATATCATCAAGATCAAAAATCGCCCCAATTTTTTGTGCTTCTTCCAAACTAAATGCCATTTGTCCCAAACAGCCTGCTGTGACCCACTCTTTGGATAGACCCAGTGCTGCTGCGACATCTTTCCATTGAATTTGTTTTCGGACTTTGGTTTCGATAATTTTTTCGGTAACGGCGAGACGAGTCATTTTTTCACTTCCGTACAGTATTGGGTTCTTTGGAAGTGAAGCAGGTTTTATGCCATGACAGCATGTTTCAAGTTTTAAAACTTATTCTAAATCTGTGATCGGCGTCATCACCTGCAAACGTGGGAATGGCACTTTCATCTCTGCTGCGAGTAAAGCTTCCTGAATTTCTTCTCGTACCGTTTCACAGATTCTGGGCATGGTTTCGATATGGATGGGGTCAATCCAGAATCGCACAATGAGACTGATGTGGGATTCCGAGAGTTCTTGTGCGGTAATCAGTGGGGCAGGGTGTTTTAAGACGTGCTCGTCTTGATCTAATACCTCATGGATAATTTGTCGTGCTTTGGATACCGAGTCATGATAAGCCAGACGGCAGGTGATAGAAAAACGAATGGCACCATGTGAGGTGTAATTAGTCACTTCTGCAGCGGCAACGGTGGAGTTGGGTAAGATCAGATAAAGATTGTCCCGTGTCCGAATCCGTGTCGTACGTAGTGTGATCAGCATAACTTGACCATCTTTATTATTAATACTGACCCAATCCCCGATCCGGAATGGACGCTCAAGCAAGATGGTAATCCCAGCGATGAAGTTCGCTAAAGTGGCCTGCGCAGCAAAGCCAACCGCAACCCCTGCAATGCCAAGACCTGCCACAATTGACATCATGTTAAAGCCGAATTGGCTCAAGATCGATGCCAAGGCAAAAACCACAATCACCACAGTCAAGATATTGTTAAAAAGCTGATTAATGGACTCGTCGAGATAGAATTTTTTTAGCGTTTTATTCATCAAGCGAATGATGATGACCCATAAAAGATAAAAGCCCAGTAAGGCAATTGCGGCTCTGGCCGTGGCACGCAGTAAACTCAGTTCCACTCCCAGTTGAGAGAATAAGGCGATCAGACTGGTGAATAACCAGATCAGTTTTAGACTGACCCGCAACGTTTGAATGGTAGATGACCCCAAAAGCGAACGACGTTTAACCATGCTGATGACATGATTGAGCGTGATATAGATGAGATACAGCGTCAGCAGTAAGGCAAGCGTGATGATTCCTTTACTGAGAATCAATCCCGGCAGGTCTGCCCAATCCACATTTTTGCTGTTGGGTGCACCAAGGCTATAGAACAGACTTTGCTGAAAAGCATGAACAAGTTGATCAAGAAAATTATTCATCAGATTCAGCCATGTTTTCCAAAAGTGACGGATTTCTATTTAAGCCCCGACGAATCCAACTATGGATTCTATTTTCTCAATCTAGCACAGGCTATGCCAAGCGAGCGCTTAATTGCGCTTGATACCGAGGACTTCTACATTAAGGGCCGTCAAGGGTTGTGGTGTTGAGTTTGGATCAAGGATCGCAAGCAAATTCTGTGCGGCTAGATTTGCCATTGCATGCCGCGTTTTGAGGCTGGCACTGCCAATATGCGGCGTGAGTACGATATTAGGAACGCTTAAAAGGTCAGGATCTATATGTGGCTCACCTTCAAAAACATCTAGCCCAGCAGCAGCAATTTGGTGAGTACGTAGTGCTTCGACAAGTGCGACTTCGTCAATGATCCCGCCGCGCGCGATATTGGTGAGTGTTGCCGTCGGTTTCATCATGGCTAGTTCAGGTTGACCAATGAAGTGATGGACTTCTGGGGAGTAGGGGACGGTAATGATCAAATGATCACTTTGTTGTAAGAGCTCTTCTTTACTGACGTAGCGTGCATTCAATTGTTGTTCGATCTCAAGAGCTAGTCGACTGCGGTTGTGATAAATCACAGGCATACCAAATCCATGCGAGCCGCGCTTGGCAATCGCTTGCCCGATCCGACCCATGCCTAAAATACCGAGCGTTGCACCATGAATATCTTGTCCTGCAAAGAATCCAATATCCCATTGCCGCCATAGCCCTTCACGCAAGAAGCGTTCACTTTCTCCGATGCGCCTCGCGGTAGCCATCATCAAGGCAAAGCCGAGATCGGCAGTGGTTTCAGTCAGGACATTGGGTGCATTCGTGACCAGAACCCCTTGTGCGGTACACGCTGCGACATCGATATTGTTGTAGCCAACAGCGAGGGTGCAGACCGCGCGAAGTTCAGGGCATGCTTTGAGCAGTTTGGCATCAATTTTTTCGCTACTGGTGATGAGCGCCCCTTGCTTACCTTGCAGATGCAAAATGAGTTCATCTTGAGTCCAAATGTCATCATATTCATTCACCTCAACGTCAAATTTAGTACGCAGTTGATCGATGATGTCTAAGAATATGGCACGTGCAACTAAGATTTTAGGTTTGGACATTGTCTGGCTCCGTTACAACACTCTACGGCATATAGCAATGATTATGCTCATATTCATGTGTAAACACAGTCAGACTTCTGTTGGCGTCTTATAGAACTCCACTTAAGTTAGCTAGAACAACTGACATTGACCGGAGGTTTATCATCGGGCAGTGGTGAAATATCGGATGGTGTTTCCCGATCGGGTTGATTGGTATAGGGTGTAGACAATAGATCGAATAATCGCGCGACTTCGCTAAAGTCACCTGCTTCGGCATGTTCGATTGCAATCTGAGCCATGTGATTTCGTAGGATATAGCGTGGGTTTGCCGCATCCATCGCCGTTTTACGTTCACTTTCAGGGCGTTCAGAGTCTTCAACCAGCGCTTTGTATTGTGCAGCAAAATCGTCAAAGGCAAAAATGTCGATGATTTCATCGCGTAATGATATCCAACCTTGAGGCGTGTCATCGGAGAGGAGACGAAAGCTATTGGTATAATCGAGTCGATTTTTTTCCAGTAGACGCAAAAACTGAGAGGATAATTCGAGAATGCCATTTGGTGTGGCATGCAGACCGAACTTTTTGGCCATGCCTTCCGTGTAGTAATGAAGGAATTCAGGCTCAAAGGTCGCAAGGAGTTCACTTAAGGACTCTTTGGTCACCAAGGCATCAACACTGCCTAGCGGCAATAACTGACCCAGCCAAACCCATAGATTCCAGTGCGCAATGCTGGGTTGATTTTGATAGACATAACGTCCTTCGCTATCAGAGTGGTTATTAATCCACGTTGGTTCAAAACGCTCCATAAATCCATATGGACCAAAATCGAGCGTACTGCCTGTAATGTTCAGGTTATCGGTATTCATTACCCCATGTGCAAAACCGACCAATTGCCAGTCCGCAATCATTTTGGCCGTGCGCTGAATGACTGCACGCGCAAAGGCAAGAGTCGGTGATTCGGCTGTGAGACATTCCGGGTAGTAAGTCTCGATCATGGCATGCGTAAATTCAGGCAAAACATCCGCTGCAAAGCGATTGATCCACTCAAAGTGTCCCAGCCGGACATGACTATCTGCAACGCGCAGTAAACAGGCGCCGCGCTCAAGCGTCTCACGCTGTACAGGGGTATCAGATGAGATAAACCCGAGTGCATTGGAAGAGGCAATACCTAAGGAAGAGAGTGCATGACCAGCTAAATATTCCCGAATGACTGAACGCAGTACTGCGCGTCCATCCCCCATACGCGAGTAAGGCGTTAGCCCGACACCTTTGAGGTGTAGGTCTTGAAGTGTATTATTTTGATCGATCACTTGAGCCAGGAGTAATCCACGACCATCACCGAGTTGACCTGCCCAATGACCAAATTGATGTCCCGCATACACCATGGCCAATGGATCAAAACCATCTGGGAGCGTTTCACCCGCAATAATGGGTACCCACTGATCGGGTTCGGTTTCTTGCCAGCCGAGTTGGCTTGCTAACGCATGGTTAAAATGCCCTGCGATCGGATTTTTAAGCGGCTTAGGCGGTTGCTTATGAAACAGACGAGGATCAAGAAGGGCGTAGCGATTATCAATATTCATAGGAGTTGTTCGCAAAAACGGCGTTATTCAAGTACTTTGAATAACGCCGTATAGGGAGGCAAGTAAGGCATCGTGTGATTGTAAGCAAGAACGGCGCTTAAGTGTTGCGCCGTGCAATGCGAAATAACAAATTAACCCGCACTTTTCACAAAGCGAATACCGCGTAATGCAGATTCGAGACGCTCAGCATGCTCATGGAAACGTTGCTCAATGAGATGAAGATCTGCTTTTAAACGCATATCGACATCATGAATCTTCTGTGAAACTTCTGCTTTTTTGAGCAAGAAGGCCTGCT comes from the Aquirhabdus parva genome and includes:
- a CDS encoding protein adenylyltransferase SelO, with the translated sequence MNIDNRYALLDPRLFHKQPPKPLKNPIAGHFNHALASQLGWQETEPDQWVPIIAGETLPDGFDPLAMVYAGHQFGHWAGQLGDGRGLLLAQVIDQNNTLQDLHLKGVGLTPYSRMGDGRAVLRSVIREYLAGHALSSLGIASSNALGFISSDTPVQRETLERGACLLRVADSHVRLGHFEWINRFAADVLPEFTHAMIETYYPECLTAESPTLAFARAVIQRTAKMIADWQLVGFAHGVMNTDNLNITGSTLDFGPYGFMERFEPTWINNHSDSEGRYVYQNQPSIAHWNLWVWLGQLLPLGSVDALVTKESLSELLATFEPEFLHYYTEGMAKKFGLHATPNGILELSSQFLRLLEKNRLDYTNSFRLLSDDTPQGWISLRDEIIDIFAFDDFAAQYKALVEDSERPESERKTAMDAANPRYILRNHMAQIAIEHAEAGDFSEVARLFDLLSTPYTNQPDRETPSDISPLPDDKPPVNVSCSS